Within Pseudomonas cichorii, the genomic segment GAAAATGCCCAGGTGCGTGGCCAGACAACCATCATCGGCCCGCAGTTGAGCGGCTATGTGCATGAAGTGCCGGTCCAGGACTTCCAGTTCGTCAAGGCGGGCGACCTGCTGGTGCGTCTGGATGACCGCATCTATCGGCGCAATCTGGAACAGGCCATGGCGCAACTGGCGGTGCAGAAAGCCTCGCTGGCCAATAACCTGCAACAGCGGCGCAGTGCCGAAGCGACCATTGGCCAGCGCCAGGCCGCGTTGCAGAGCAGCATCGCCCAGAGCAGCAAGAGCGCAGCAGACCTGCGCCGCAATCAGGCATTGGTGACGGACGGCTCGGTATCGCGCAGCGAACTGGACGTGACCCGCGCCGCCGATGCCCAGGCTATTGCCGCAGTGGCCGAAGCCAAAGCCGCGTTGCAGATCGCCCGGGAAGACCTGCAGACCGTGATCATCAATCGCGATTCGCTGCAGGCCTCGGTGGAAAACGCCCAGGCAGCCATCGAACTGGCGCGTATCGACCTGGACAACACTCGCATCCTGGCCCCACGTGACGGGCAACTGGGGCAGATCGGCGTGCGCCTGGGGGCTTATGTGAACTCGGGTGCCCAATTGATGGCACTGGTCCCCAACCGGTTGTGGATCATCGCCAACATGAAGGAAACCCAGATGGCCAATGTGCGTCTCGGCCAGTCGGTGAGCTTTACCGTCGATGCCCTGGACAACGCTCGGCTCACGGGGCGTGTTCAGCGTATTTCGCCTGCCGCCGGCTCGGAGTTCAGCCTGCTGCCCGCCGATAACGCCACAGGCAACTTCGTGAAAATTTCCCAGCGGATACCGGTACGTATCATTGTCGATCCCGACCAGCCAGCGGCCGAACGCCTGAGGCCGGGGATGTCAGTGGTGGTCAGAATCGATACCCAATCGCAAGGTGAGGTGCCGCCTGATCCTCAGTAATCCCCGCGC encodes:
- a CDS encoding HlyD family secretion protein, whose product is MNEPNPPDKASSRTENNDESIQAPDTPPPPPVTTPPTSEPRSRRKRIISSAIFAGIALAGVLIVLYAWELPPFTSPIQSTENAQVRGQTTIIGPQLSGYVHEVPVQDFQFVKAGDLLVRLDDRIYRRNLEQAMAQLAVQKASLANNLQQRRSAEATIGQRQAALQSSIAQSSKSAADLRRNQALVTDGSVSRSELDVTRAADAQAIAAVAEAKAALQIAREDLQTVIINRDSLQASVENAQAAIELARIDLDNTRILAPRDGQLGQIGVRLGAYVNSGAQLMALVPNRLWIIANMKETQMANVRLGQSVSFTVDALDNARLTGRVQRISPAAGSEFSLLPADNATGNFVKISQRIPVRIIVDPDQPAAERLRPGMSVVVRIDTQSQGEVPPDPQ